From the genome of Ptychodera flava strain L36383 chromosome 20, AS_Pfla_20210202, whole genome shotgun sequence, one region includes:
- the LOC139119660 gene encoding prolactin-releasing peptide receptor-like → MAVSWAESVRMSTNLQSNKTSIDHAFSGYVSDYFDSIYKRSSDHPAFRWIFILIYTVIIILGVFGNIMVCIAVKRNRSLHTPTYVFICNLSVSDVAVCLLCLPLTLVYTLTDTWLFGKFLCYTVTPLQAISVLVSTLTMTAIAVDRYNLVMYPLKKRITLLQSGAVIVLIWMFSLGLSVPLIFYRLYEELSYPDLNLHSILCTESWPSAKSKQSYTLTIFSFQYALPIFFIATSYARVWVKLRNRVMPGVLTSEQIQSDTVRRQKTNKMLMAVVAVFGVCWLPLNVWIVISEFNFKLLNDRWIDLSYHICHSLAMVTTCINPFLYGRLSDAFRKEFITMFPWRSRRPSSRNALCQDRGLPNDGINLATLRRTESEMNFTHSRQGCPCVENYVGSILTNARRSSSSPSSNPTQISANLI, encoded by the coding sequence ATGGCTGTGTCGTGGGCAGAATCGGTCCGTATGTCTACAAACCTTCAATCGAACAAGACTTCGATAGACCATGCCTTCAGTGGCTATGTATCTGACTATTTTGATTCGATTTACAAGAGAAGCAGTGACCACCCGGCTTTCCGATGGatattcattttgatatacACAGTGATCATCATCCTTGGAGTATTTGGAAATATCATGGTGTGTATTGCAGTCAAGCGGAATCGTAGTCTTCATACACCAACCTACGTCTTTATTTGTAATCTGTCAGTCAGTGATGTGGCGGTGTGTCTCTTATGTTTACCACTGACACTGGTCTACACACTTACGGACACCTGGCTGTTCGGCAAGTTTCTATGTTACACGGTGACGCCGTTGCAAGCCATTTCTGTTCTTGTATCCACTTTGACCATGACCGCGATCGCTGTAGACAGATACAACTTGGTCATGTACCCTCTGAAGAAAAGAATCACCCTACTGCAAAGTGGCGCTGTAATCGTCCTGATTTGGATGTTTTCATTAGGACTGTCAGTTCCATTAATTTTCTACCGATTGTATGAAGAACTCAGCTACCCTGACTTAAATTTACATAGCATTTTGTGTACAGAATCCTGGCCTAGTGCCAAGAGTAAACAATCATATACATTGACAATATTCTCATTCCAGTATGCCTTACCGATATTTTTCATCGCCACTTCATACGCTCGCGTTTGGGTGAAACTAAGAAACAGGGTAATGCCTGGTGTTCTTACATCTGAACAAATACAGTCAGACACTGTGAGAAGACAGAAGACGAACAAAATGCTGATGGCAGTTGTGGCCGTTTTCGGTGTCTGCTGGTTGCCTTTGAATGTTTGGATTGTTATATCAGAGTTCAATTTCAAACTACTCAACGATCGCTGGATTGATTTAAGTTATCACATTTGCCATTCTTTGGCGATGGTTACCACTTGTATAAACCCATTTCTTTACGGGCGTCTTAGCGATGCCTTCCGCAAAGAGTTCATCACTATGTTTCCATGGCGTTCACGGCGACCCAGCTCCCGCAACGCATTATGTCAAGACCGTGGTTTGCCCAACGACGGTATCAATCTGGCCACTCTTCGACGCACCGAATCTGAAATGAACTTTACTCACTCCCGGCAGGGCTGTCCTTGTGTTGAAAATTATGTCGGATCTATACTTACAAATGCTAGGCGATCTAGCAGTTCACCATCGTCGAACCCAACACAGATAAGTGCCAATCTCATCTAA